A stretch of the Agrobacterium vitis genome encodes the following:
- a CDS encoding styrene monooxygenase/indole monooxygenase family protein: MRKIAIIGSGQAGCILAYALVKNGYDVTLYSDKTPDQWLYHSAPTGTACLYAEVIDIERELGMDFWSEGMFPAEGVLLESARFPSDPDATVMKGRIEYGRSGGAIDQRMRIHRWLQDFEGIGGRLVIESVTPERADRIALEHDLTVLAAGKADLGRLIPRDPHRSVYDRPQRNLAMTIVRSKSGRHVREWFSERTPYSSTKFDFFADSGEYFWVPYNHKTSGPTYGILFEAREGSRMDRFAGSTSGQEVTEHARNIIREFAPWEHDMVDDMEYVDEDPHGWLVGRFPPTVRKAFGRLPSGGLIMPVGDTAITFDPICGQGGNFASRSAKYLAQEIARHGDAAFDEIWMTEVNLGMWEKYGRGGCDLTRIFLEPASEATQIVLDTARADERAADAYYYGFPHPESIVPALTDINVAKAFAARHGITQPGY, from the coding sequence ATGAGAAAGATCGCGATTATCGGCTCAGGGCAGGCGGGATGCATCCTGGCCTACGCGCTTGTGAAGAACGGCTATGACGTCACGCTTTATTCCGACAAGACGCCGGACCAGTGGCTCTACCATTCCGCGCCGACCGGAACCGCCTGCCTCTATGCCGAAGTCATCGATATCGAGCGGGAGCTGGGTATGGATTTCTGGTCGGAAGGCATGTTCCCCGCCGAGGGGGTGCTGCTCGAGAGCGCCCGCTTCCCGAGCGACCCCGACGCGACTGTCATGAAGGGCCGGATCGAATATGGCCGCAGCGGCGGCGCAATCGACCAGCGGATGCGTATTCATCGCTGGCTGCAGGATTTCGAAGGCATCGGCGGCAGGCTGGTCATCGAAAGCGTCACGCCGGAACGCGCTGATAGGATCGCGCTGGAGCACGACCTCACAGTCTTAGCCGCTGGCAAGGCCGATCTTGGCCGGCTCATCCCACGCGACCCGCACCGCAGTGTCTACGACCGTCCGCAGCGCAACCTGGCAATGACCATTGTACGCAGCAAGTCGGGTCGGCATGTGCGCGAATGGTTTTCCGAGCGTACGCCCTACAGCTCGACAAAATTCGATTTCTTCGCCGATTCCGGTGAGTATTTCTGGGTTCCCTACAATCACAAGACCTCAGGCCCGACCTACGGCATTCTCTTTGAAGCGCGCGAAGGAAGCCGCATGGACCGGTTCGCTGGCTCGACCTCGGGTCAGGAAGTGACTGAACATGCGCGCAACATCATCCGGGAGTTTGCGCCTTGGGAACACGACATGGTCGACGACATGGAATATGTTGACGAAGACCCGCATGGCTGGCTGGTGGGGCGGTTCCCGCCGACGGTCCGCAAGGCATTCGGACGCCTGCCATCGGGTGGCCTGATCATGCCGGTGGGTGACACCGCAATCACCTTTGATCCGATCTGCGGGCAGGGCGGCAATTTTGCCAGCCGCAGCGCCAAATACCTCGCCCAAGAAATCGCTCGTCACGGCGATGCCGCCTTCGACGAAATCTGGATGACCGAAGTCAACCTCGGCATGTGGGAAAAGTATGGTCGTGGCGGCTGCGATCTCACCCGCATCTTCCTGGAGCCTGCATCGGAGGCCACGCAGATCGTGCTGGACACGGCGCGTGCCGACGAGCGGGCGGCGGATGCCTATTATTACGGCTTCCCGCATCCGGAAAGCATTGTGCCGGCGCTGACCGACATCAATGTTGCAAAGGCGTTCGCGGCCCGCCACGGCATCACTCAGCCAGGCTACTGA
- the hydA gene encoding dihydropyrimidinase: MKPQYDLVIRGGTVATAADLFACDIAIAGGKVVALGPDLPSGTEEINAAGLLVLPGGIDSHVHLDQYQGEGIVMADGFETGSRSAAAGGNTCIVPYALQRKGQSLREAVADYHAKADGNSLLDYGFHLIISDPTAAVLGQELPALIADGYTSVKIFMTYDDLVLKDREILEVLSIARQYGAMVMIHAEGYDQIKFLTDKLEQAGKTAPYYHAEARPQLVEREATHRAIAHAELVDVPVMIVHVSGKEAMEQIEWARARGIKVYAETCPQYLVLTADHLKGLNMDHSGAKYVCSPPPRDHASQEAIWRGIVNGTFQTFSSDHCPFRYEDAAGKSSPKGRTSFRWVPNGIPGVAARMPILFSEGVAKGRISLQRFVELTSTNHAKLFGMYPAKGTIAIGSDADITLWDPDKKVTMTQSLMHHGSDYTPYEGLEVTGWPVTTILRGEVIFDHGHPVMPKGFGRFISRGLAGAVAGAS; the protein is encoded by the coding sequence ATGAAACCGCAATACGATCTTGTCATTCGGGGCGGGACTGTCGCCACGGCGGCCGATCTTTTTGCCTGCGACATCGCGATTGCAGGCGGCAAGGTTGTCGCACTAGGCCCGGATCTTCCAAGCGGGACTGAGGAGATCAATGCGGCCGGCCTGCTCGTGCTTCCCGGTGGCATAGACAGCCATGTCCATCTCGACCAGTACCAGGGCGAGGGAATCGTCATGGCGGACGGTTTTGAGACCGGCAGCCGAAGTGCTGCGGCCGGTGGCAATACCTGTATCGTCCCATATGCCCTGCAAAGGAAAGGCCAATCGCTGCGCGAGGCCGTGGCGGACTATCACGCCAAGGCGGATGGCAATTCACTGCTCGACTACGGTTTCCACCTGATCATCAGCGATCCGACAGCCGCGGTGCTCGGCCAGGAACTCCCGGCACTGATCGCCGACGGCTATACGTCGGTGAAGATCTTCATGACCTATGACGACCTGGTGCTGAAGGATCGCGAAATTCTCGAAGTGCTGAGCATCGCTCGACAGTACGGCGCGATGGTGATGATCCATGCCGAAGGCTACGACCAGATCAAGTTCCTCACCGACAAACTGGAACAAGCGGGCAAGACCGCGCCCTACTATCACGCTGAGGCTCGACCTCAGCTTGTCGAGCGGGAGGCGACACACCGAGCCATAGCCCATGCGGAGCTTGTCGATGTCCCCGTCATGATCGTCCACGTTTCGGGGAAAGAGGCGATGGAGCAGATTGAATGGGCGAGGGCCAGGGGCATCAAGGTCTATGCTGAGACCTGCCCGCAGTATCTTGTGCTGACGGCCGATCATCTGAAGGGTCTCAACATGGACCACTCGGGTGCAAAATACGTCTGCTCGCCGCCACCGCGCGATCATGCTTCGCAAGAGGCGATATGGCGCGGCATCGTCAACGGCACGTTCCAGACATTCTCGTCTGACCACTGCCCCTTCCGCTATGAGGACGCCGCCGGCAAGTCCAGCCCGAAAGGCCGCACCTCTTTCCGCTGGGTGCCGAACGGCATTCCAGGCGTGGCTGCACGGATGCCGATCCTATTCTCGGAGGGCGTTGCCAAAGGCCGCATCTCGCTACAGCGCTTTGTCGAACTCACCTCGACCAACCACGCCAAGCTGTTCGGCATGTATCCAGCAAAGGGTACGATCGCGATCGGTTCGGATGCCGATATCACGCTTTGGGATCCGGACAAGAAGGTCACTATGACCCAATCCCTTATGCATCACGGCAGTGACTACACGCCTTATGAAGGCTTGGAGGTGACCGGCTGGCCGGTGACGACAATCCTGCGCGGCGAGGTCATCTTCGACCATGGACATCCTGTCATGCCTAAGGGCTTTGGCCGTTTCATATCACGCGGCCTCGCTGGGGCGGTTGCAGGTGCCTCATGA
- a CDS encoding flavin reductase: protein MSRSGHFTELQEDVTVSLQAFRDGMSRLGAAVNIITSDGRMGRLGFTATAVCSISDTPPSLLVCMNRRSLQNEPLKQNGVFCVNTLSAGQKDLSGVFSGVGKLEMDDRFRVGNWATLETGSPVLLDAIVSFDCRIVQALEVNTHTIMIAEVLAVKNSARVTSLIYLNRQYHELHQEP, encoded by the coding sequence ATGTCCCGGTCCGGCCATTTTACGGAGCTTCAGGAGGACGTCACGGTCTCCCTGCAGGCGTTCCGGGACGGCATGAGCCGCCTCGGTGCGGCCGTCAACATCATCACCTCGGACGGCCGAATGGGGCGTCTCGGTTTCACGGCGACAGCCGTCTGCAGCATCAGTGATACGCCTCCGTCGCTGCTCGTCTGCATGAACCGCCGCAGTTTGCAGAACGAACCGCTCAAGCAGAACGGCGTTTTCTGCGTCAACACTCTGTCAGCGGGCCAAAAGGATCTTTCCGGCGTGTTTTCTGGCGTCGGCAAGCTGGAAATGGACGACCGTTTTCGTGTTGGAAACTGGGCGACGCTGGAAACTGGCTCGCCCGTTCTGCTCGATGCCATCGTGTCCTTCGACTGCCGTATCGTCCAGGCGCTTGAGGTCAACACGCATACGATCATGATCGCCGAAGTCCTGGCGGTCAAAAACAGTGCGCGGGTAACGAGTCTGATCTACCTGAACCGGCAATATCACGAACTACATCAGGAGCCTTGA
- a CDS encoding NAD-dependent epimerase/dehydratase family protein translates to MRESILVTGANGLIGYEIVKRLSGAGRKVIAVDRTVSDVAGLTDNAFPLEIGDQHKLHELAARFGIDAIVHCGGVSGPMLGRDNPAALFNINIGGTIDVAEVARQRTALGHPCRLLFCSSLTVYGNQPQDDIREGNPLLTRQCYASSKVAGEAVVLSYAEEHAVDAIVLRIAGVYGPRRTTSCVLRLMIQNALEGTSTHLPYGEGFPRQWVHVDDIASGLILALDVEAPSQRVFNLSGGINPTIDEAADIIRQAIPEADIRLDPGADPEDITLGLLNIDAARRVLGYEPAVTLKDGIHRLIQFIKNDR, encoded by the coding sequence ATGCGTGAATCCATCCTCGTGACAGGCGCAAACGGTCTGATCGGCTATGAAATCGTGAAGAGGCTGTCCGGCGCAGGACGCAAGGTCATCGCCGTCGACCGAACGGTCTCCGACGTTGCCGGGCTGACAGACAACGCCTTCCCTCTGGAGATCGGCGACCAGCACAAACTTCATGAACTTGCAGCCCGTTTTGGAATCGACGCCATCGTTCACTGTGGCGGGGTGTCCGGCCCGATGCTCGGTCGCGACAATCCAGCCGCGCTGTTCAACATCAATATTGGGGGGACGATCGATGTTGCGGAGGTCGCGCGCCAGCGCACCGCGCTTGGACACCCGTGCCGGCTGCTGTTTTGCTCATCACTCACGGTTTACGGCAATCAGCCGCAGGACGACATCAGAGAAGGCAACCCGCTACTGACGCGGCAGTGCTATGCGTCCAGCAAGGTGGCGGGCGAAGCGGTGGTGCTTTCCTATGCCGAAGAGCACGCCGTCGATGCAATCGTTCTGCGTATCGCAGGGGTTTACGGTCCGCGTCGCACGACAAGCTGCGTGCTGCGCCTGATGATCCAGAACGCACTCGAGGGAACATCGACACATCTGCCCTATGGAGAGGGATTTCCACGGCAATGGGTTCATGTCGATGACATCGCCAGCGGGCTTATTCTGGCGCTTGATGTGGAAGCACCCTCGCAGCGCGTCTTCAACCTCAGTGGTGGCATCAATCCGACCATCGACGAGGCAGCCGACATCATCCGCCAAGCCATACCGGAGGCCGATATCAGGCTCGATCCCGGCGCCGACCCGGAGGACATCACGCTTGGCCTTCTCAATATTGACGCGGCACGGCGCGTCCTCGGATACGAGCCGGCAGTGACACTGAAGGACGGGATACACCGTCTGATCCAATTCATAAAAAACGATAGGTGA
- a CDS encoding ABC transporter permease: MIEELAFSALRISAPLVLAALGGLLTFQAGILNIALDGFMIVAAFAAVAFAYATGSLTVGILAAVLCSMMLAALLVTFNLKFRAHIFIAGIAVTFIAYGLTALLLEGIFGQDGMFTSNQIPTFPSINIPLIKDIPFIGPVLSGHTLLVYVAYLAIPAVYWLLYRTRWGLRVRVVGEAEDAAASAGVNVDRIKIQTMLASGFFCGLAGAYLSLGYVSLFAKQMTNDRGLIAIAAIIFAKGNPFATAVVALLFGLASALSIRLPEVTGIAPQLLQLMPYVVTVIALIIVGIRGARTRNRHGSWNFDIT, translated from the coding sequence ATGATCGAGGAACTTGCTTTTTCCGCCCTCCGTATCTCGGCGCCCTTGGTGCTGGCAGCCCTTGGTGGCCTGCTGACGTTCCAAGCCGGCATTCTTAACATCGCGCTCGATGGCTTCATGATCGTTGCGGCTTTCGCGGCCGTTGCCTTCGCTTACGCGACGGGCAGCCTGACCGTCGGCATTCTCGCTGCAGTACTTTGCTCGATGATGCTGGCAGCACTTTTGGTCACTTTCAATCTCAAGTTCAGGGCGCATATCTTTATTGCCGGGATTGCGGTGACGTTCATCGCCTATGGGCTGACAGCACTTCTCCTCGAAGGCATCTTCGGCCAAGACGGCATGTTCACGTCCAACCAGATCCCGACGTTCCCGTCGATCAATATTCCACTTATCAAGGACATACCGTTCATTGGTCCGGTTCTGAGCGGACACACCCTGCTCGTCTACGTCGCCTATCTCGCAATCCCGGCAGTTTACTGGCTGCTCTATAGGACGCGTTGGGGCCTCAGGGTGCGGGTTGTCGGCGAAGCGGAGGACGCTGCAGCATCTGCCGGCGTCAACGTCGATCGCATCAAGATCCAGACAATGCTCGCTTCAGGCTTTTTCTGCGGGCTTGCCGGTGCGTATCTCTCGCTCGGCTATGTATCGCTATTCGCCAAGCAGATGACCAACGACCGCGGCCTGATCGCGATCGCCGCTATTATCTTCGCCAAGGGAAATCCCTTTGCAACAGCGGTCGTTGCATTGCTGTTTGGCCTTGCCTCAGCGCTGTCTATACGACTTCCCGAGGTCACGGGCATTGCGCCGCAGCTCTTGCAACTCATGCCTTACGTGGTCACCGTCATTGCATTGATCATCGTCGGCATCCGCGGTGCCCGGACCAGGAACAGGCATGGCAGCTGGAATTTCGACATCACCTGA
- a CDS encoding nucleoside hydrolase has product MEKVILDCDPGHDDAIAILLAAANPAIDLLGITTVSGNHNVDNTTRNALSTCTAYGIKVPVAKGSRGPIVAEQVLAIEIHGETGLDGPELPPASFDLDKRHAVDFIIDTVMEHEPKTVTLVPVGPWTNIALAIRKEPRIIERVKRVVGMGGSYTRGNITPVAEFNIYADAEAADLVFRANWDVTMVGLDLTQTQALATPDLQDRVRAIDGSISKFILDIWAFIATTHGGLLQIAYPAIHDAVCVAALIDPAVLTTEKADIRVETAGRWTKGMTVCNFEKMGGMHHFGGTAAEQVDFRHNVAMTLDHPKFCDMIVEAVERLTRIKNSS; this is encoded by the coding sequence ATGGAAAAGGTCATTTTGGATTGCGATCCTGGGCACGACGATGCCATCGCCATCCTGCTTGCGGCAGCCAATCCGGCGATCGACCTGCTCGGAATTACGACCGTCTCCGGCAATCACAATGTCGACAACACGACGCGCAATGCGCTGTCCACCTGCACCGCCTACGGCATCAAGGTGCCTGTTGCCAAGGGCTCGCGCGGTCCGATTGTCGCCGAGCAGGTTCTGGCGATCGAGATCCACGGCGAAACGGGTCTCGATGGTCCTGAACTGCCACCGGCTTCGTTCGACCTGGACAAGCGGCATGCCGTCGACTTCATCATCGACACGGTGATGGAGCACGAGCCCAAGACGGTTACGCTCGTGCCGGTCGGTCCCTGGACCAATATCGCACTCGCGATCCGTAAGGAGCCCCGCATCATCGAGCGCGTGAAGCGCGTCGTCGGGATGGGCGGATCCTATACCCGCGGCAACATTACGCCGGTGGCAGAGTTCAATATCTATGCCGATGCGGAGGCCGCCGATTTAGTGTTCCGGGCCAATTGGGACGTGACCATGGTTGGGCTGGATCTCACACAGACCCAGGCTCTGGCGACGCCCGACCTCCAGGATCGGGTGCGTGCGATCGACGGTTCGATCAGCAAGTTCATCCTGGATATCTGGGCGTTTATCGCGACGACGCATGGCGGGCTGCTGCAGATCGCCTATCCCGCCATTCATGATGCAGTCTGCGTCGCCGCACTGATCGATCCGGCTGTGCTAACGACCGAAAAAGCCGACATCCGGGTGGAGACGGCGGGGCGTTGGACCAAGGGAATGACCGTCTGCAACTTCGAGAAGATGGGCGGCATGCATCATTTCGGGGGAACGGCCGCCGAGCAGGTCGATTTCCGCCACAATGTCGCGATGACGCTCGATCATCCTAAATTCTGCGACATGATCGTCGAGGCTGTCGAGCGTCTAACCAGGATTAAAAACTCAAGCTGA
- a CDS encoding aspartate/glutamate racemase family protein: MKTIGILGGMSAASTQIYYRELCNRTREILGGLHSPELLIRSLDFARIEALQAEGKWEEAGEILNREARALERGAADFIVLATNTMHKLAEQMMHGVSIPLLHIADATASRINQEGLNRPGLMATAFTMEQTFYTDKLVAAGVTPIIPEAPDRTETHRIIYEELCCDVVTRESEQAYVAIAQRLVDRGADCLILGCTEVGMLLNQDNVTVPVFDTTLIHCDMALAMALSE; the protein is encoded by the coding sequence ATGAAGACAATCGGAATTCTCGGCGGTATGTCCGCAGCTTCAACGCAAATCTACTATCGCGAACTTTGCAATCGGACGCGAGAAATCCTGGGTGGCCTCCACTCTCCGGAATTGCTCATACGCTCCCTGGATTTCGCCCGGATCGAGGCGTTGCAGGCTGAAGGAAAATGGGAAGAAGCCGGCGAGATCTTGAACCGAGAGGCCAGGGCCCTTGAGCGTGGGGCCGCGGATTTTATCGTCCTCGCGACGAACACGATGCACAAATTGGCCGAACAAATGATGCACGGCGTGTCCATCCCGTTGCTGCATATCGCTGACGCGACCGCATCGCGCATCAACCAAGAAGGCCTCAACCGTCCGGGACTGATGGCGACAGCGTTCACGATGGAGCAAACCTTTTACACCGACAAGCTGGTGGCGGCCGGTGTCACCCCGATCATACCGGAAGCGCCAGATCGAACCGAAACGCACCGTATCATCTACGAAGAGCTTTGCTGCGATGTCGTTACTAGGGAAAGCGAGCAGGCCTATGTCGCCATTGCCCAGCGCCTCGTTGATCGCGGGGCTGATTGCCTCATTCTCGGCTGCACGGAAGTCGGGATGCTCCTAAACCAGGATAATGTGACCGTGCCCGTATTTGACACGACGCTGATCCATTGCGATATGGCTCTCGCAATGGCGTTAAGCGAATAG
- a CDS encoding ribokinase produces the protein MIVVLGSINLDIRFGVETLPLAGETLHARGRSYFGGGKGANQVLAAKRAGAEARLFGAVGDDDFAKIALRELVEAGVTLSGVAVVAEETGSANIYVDCLGENCIVVAAGANGLVNFEMVVSAVSAMQGGILVLQQEIPFATNRAALELARLHGVKTILNVSPFDATSAELSRLADIVIANEHEWARLNDGQVGHDAMREWCRRNDKILVVTKGAEGVAVSTAKELFEIAAPAIRPLDTVGAGDTFCGYFAAELDRGGSIREAAKIAVVAASIACLRAGAQPSIPLRHEVLSAMAKPQSP, from the coding sequence ATGATCGTAGTGCTCGGTTCGATCAATCTCGACATCCGGTTCGGCGTCGAAACACTGCCTTTGGCAGGCGAAACACTTCATGCTCGGGGGAGGTCTTATTTCGGGGGCGGGAAGGGAGCAAATCAGGTCCTCGCCGCCAAGCGGGCGGGCGCCGAGGCTCGCTTATTTGGCGCCGTTGGCGATGACGATTTCGCGAAGATCGCTCTCCGGGAACTTGTCGAAGCAGGTGTCACTCTTTCGGGAGTGGCCGTTGTTGCGGAAGAGACCGGTTCGGCCAATATCTACGTCGATTGCCTCGGTGAAAACTGCATCGTCGTGGCGGCAGGGGCTAACGGGCTCGTAAATTTCGAGATGGTGGTCTCAGCAGTGTCAGCCATGCAGGGCGGCATTTTAGTCCTTCAGCAGGAGATCCCGTTTGCAACGAACAGGGCAGCGTTGGAGCTTGCACGGCTACATGGCGTCAAGACCATCTTGAACGTCTCGCCATTCGATGCGACCTCTGCAGAACTGTCGCGCCTGGCAGATATCGTCATCGCAAATGAACACGAATGGGCAAGATTGAACGATGGTCAAGTCGGCCACGATGCGATGCGGGAGTGGTGTCGTCGGAACGACAAGATCCTTGTCGTAACGAAGGGAGCGGAAGGCGTTGCGGTCTCTACAGCCAAGGAGTTATTCGAAATCGCAGCGCCTGCCATCCGGCCGCTCGATACCGTGGGCGCAGGCGATACATTCTGTGGGTATTTTGCGGCAGAGCTCGATCGTGGCGGTTCAATACGGGAGGCTGCGAAAATCGCGGTCGTCGCGGCCAGCATCGCTTGTTTGCGGGCAGGCGCGCAGCCTTCCATTCCGCTCAGGCACGAGGTCTTGAGCGCGATGGCAAAGCCTCAATCGCCCTGA
- a CDS encoding FAD-binding oxidoreductase → MDLETRRFIENATLLFIASRNAEGAMDVSPRGGQPSVLTVTDDGTLLLPDYNGNRRLDTISNILANPRVALIIVNRGCDRFLRVAADAEVSFLAEDLAHFPADGNSPISVLVLTPSSLEFDQTEAFEKASFWIDPARRLPPLDLGAVIDGDKFAQAATGSYPVPRSEAEERDLRDAGVRDVYGPPMEGVDQKIGGFAGPGALKFMEKAALTIFAREGDNAEIRIDVTAEAPLAVIPFDNRHAYRLRLPIGAIAAASGECALLAITPGQNELLRINGRSEPEPNALKLAPREVYFHCSAALSRSRIWQQDRRSYWSGKRRFICIERHRESPDVTSFVLEPCDKAPIGPVLPGQYVTVSVPGASGPLRQRSYSVSRRPDGKSLRISVRRAGKGGVSDFLHDTIHTGMELHVGVPAGRFVLSSPPGRRIVLISAGVGVTPLLPMLEQIASQHSGREVWFIHAARDAACHLFEKEAKAIAAQAKNCTVRLFTCYSRPQKGERCDFVGRIDSAVLARLLPIDQADFYICGPDTFMTSLCDGLIARGAESQSIHYEAFEAASGPTLDLAGRETVFGSKVTFSRSGKTVKWSPSDGTLLDLALKNEIEVAYSCRLGDCQSCVQKVISGVVDHVGDEVPLLSLNQALLCLAVPRGDLELDC, encoded by the coding sequence ATGGATCTGGAAACGCGTCGGTTCATCGAGAACGCGACGCTCCTCTTCATCGCCTCGCGCAATGCAGAAGGAGCCATGGACGTTTCGCCAAGGGGCGGGCAACCGAGCGTCCTGACGGTAACCGACGACGGGACCCTTCTCTTGCCCGACTATAATGGCAATCGTCGGCTCGACACGATCAGCAACATCCTTGCCAACCCCCGCGTCGCGCTCATCATCGTGAACCGTGGATGTGATCGTTTCCTGCGCGTTGCCGCAGATGCGGAGGTCTCGTTCCTGGCCGAAGACCTCGCACACTTCCCCGCCGATGGGAATTCGCCGATCAGCGTGCTCGTGCTGACACCCTCCTCGCTAGAATTCGACCAGACCGAGGCATTCGAAAAGGCGAGTTTTTGGATTGATCCAGCGCGACGCCTTCCGCCGCTCGACCTTGGCGCTGTCATCGATGGAGACAAGTTTGCACAGGCCGCCACGGGCTCTTATCCTGTGCCGCGAAGCGAGGCTGAGGAACGGGATCTACGGGACGCTGGCGTGCGTGATGTCTATGGCCCGCCGATGGAGGGCGTCGACCAGAAGATCGGCGGGTTCGCAGGCCCCGGCGCCCTGAAATTCATGGAAAAGGCGGCTCTGACCATCTTTGCGCGGGAAGGCGACAACGCGGAGATCAGAATCGACGTTACCGCAGAAGCTCCGCTAGCTGTCATCCCCTTCGACAATCGGCATGCCTACCGTCTTCGCCTGCCTATCGGCGCTATTGCGGCGGCGAGCGGGGAATGCGCGCTGTTGGCGATTACCCCGGGGCAGAACGAGCTGCTCCGGATCAACGGGCGTTCAGAACCGGAGCCGAACGCTTTGAAGCTGGCGCCGCGAGAAGTCTATTTCCACTGCTCCGCGGCGTTGTCGCGGTCGCGCATCTGGCAACAGGACCGCCGCAGTTACTGGTCGGGCAAGCGCAGATTCATATGCATTGAACGTCACCGCGAAAGCCCCGACGTTACGTCCTTCGTCCTTGAGCCATGCGATAAGGCGCCGATCGGCCCCGTTCTCCCCGGACAGTACGTCACGGTCTCTGTGCCGGGTGCCTCCGGCCCTCTTCGACAGCGCTCATATTCAGTTTCACGCCGTCCCGACGGGAAAAGCCTGCGCATCTCGGTGCGCCGTGCCGGAAAAGGCGGGGTATCAGACTTTCTTCATGACACAATTCACACAGGCATGGAGTTGCACGTGGGCGTTCCTGCCGGACGCTTCGTCCTGTCGAGCCCGCCAGGGCGCAGAATCGTGCTGATCAGCGCTGGCGTCGGTGTTACGCCTCTTCTTCCAATGTTGGAGCAAATTGCGTCGCAACACAGCGGCCGGGAGGTATGGTTTATTCACGCTGCCCGGGATGCGGCCTGCCATCTCTTCGAAAAAGAGGCCAAAGCCATTGCGGCTCAGGCGAAAAATTGCACGGTCAGACTGTTCACCTGTTATTCTCGCCCCCAAAAGGGAGAGCGCTGTGATTTTGTCGGCCGGATCGACAGCGCTGTGCTTGCGCGGCTACTGCCGATCGATCAGGCCGATTTCTATATCTGCGGTCCCGACACCTTCATGACCTCGCTTTGCGATGGGCTGATAGCACGCGGAGCAGAGTCGCAATCCATTCACTACGAGGCTTTCGAAGCCGCGTCTGGCCCGACACTCGATCTCGCCGGCAGGGAAACGGTTTTTGGTAGCAAGGTTACCTTTTCCAGGTCGGGAAAGACCGTAAAATGGTCGCCGAGTGATGGCACGCTGCTCGACCTTGCGCTCAAGAACGAGATCGAGGTTGCCTATTCCTGTCGCCTCGGGGACTGCCAGTCCTGCGTCCAAAAGGTGATCAGCGGGGTCGTTGATCATGTCGGGGATGAGGTTCCGCTGCTTTCCCTCAACCAGGCCCTCTTGTGTCTAGCGGTGCCACGTGGCGATCTCGAGCTGGATTGTTGA
- a CDS encoding ABC transporter permease codes for MENQKSLLNKLAMPLVAPVIAIVIAFLVGAILIALLGRNPVVVYQTLLEGGLSGWPNLSVTLQMTTPLLFTGLSVAIAFRAGLWNIGAEGQMLIGAMFAGVAGYALAGLPVIIHLPLCILLGFLGGLLWASIPALLRVYLGVNELVVCLMLNPIALLLTGYISTKALKAPGPTNKLPDIAETAYLPSFSIYSQLNAGIILGVAVCLFFLVFNATTVRGFIWKLIGLNPRFAHYGGVDVKTNALWVMLVSGGVAGLAGVEQVLGQYHAFYDNFSPGFGFDGIAVAMLANSNPLGVIAASFLFGTLNGGSAVLQMTTGLSKYFVQVLQFIVVLVLAAKFVWRRKPGPLKRKPATTPSQPQSAPQEA; via the coding sequence ATGGAAAATCAAAAGAGCCTGCTGAACAAGCTAGCGATGCCCTTGGTTGCACCAGTCATCGCCATTGTCATCGCCTTCTTGGTTGGCGCGATCCTGATCGCTCTTCTCGGACGCAACCCCGTCGTGGTTTACCAGACACTGCTCGAAGGCGGGCTGTCCGGCTGGCCGAACCTATCCGTTACGCTGCAGATGACCACGCCGCTGCTGTTCACCGGTCTTTCGGTGGCGATTGCTTTTCGCGCGGGCCTCTGGAATATCGGCGCGGAAGGCCAGATGCTAATCGGCGCCATGTTCGCCGGGGTCGCGGGCTATGCCCTGGCTGGCCTGCCGGTCATTATCCACCTGCCACTCTGCATCCTGCTCGGTTTCCTGGGCGGTTTGCTTTGGGCCTCGATCCCCGCGCTACTGCGCGTCTATCTCGGTGTCAACGAACTCGTCGTCTGCCTGATGCTAAACCCGATCGCGTTGTTGCTGACCGGGTACATCTCAACGAAGGCCTTGAAGGCACCCGGCCCAACGAACAAACTGCCCGATATTGCCGAGACAGCTTATCTCCCTTCGTTCTCGATCTATTCACAGCTCAATGCCGGCATCATCCTTGGCGTTGCCGTCTGCCTGTTTTTCCTCGTCTTCAACGCCACGACCGTGCGAGGGTTCATCTGGAAGCTGATCGGCCTCAATCCGCGTTTCGCGCATTATGGCGGCGTCGATGTGAAGACCAATGCGTTGTGGGTTATGCTTGTCAGCGGTGGCGTCGCGGGACTTGCCGGCGTTGAGCAAGTCCTTGGTCAGTATCACGCTTTCTACGACAATTTTTCGCCAGGCTTTGGCTTCGACGGGATCGCGGTTGCGATGCTCGCAAACTCCAATCCACTTGGAGTGATTGCCGCCTCATTCCTGTTTGGTACGCTGAATGGTGGTAGCGCCGTTCTGCAAATGACCACGGGCTTGAGCAAATATTTCGTGCAGGTGCTGCAGTTCATCGTGGTCCTCGTTCTCGCCGCCAAGTTTGTCTGGCGTCGCAAACCGGGTCCGCTCAAGCGCAAGCCTGCAACCACGCCTAGCCAGCCGCAATCCGCGCCCCAGGAGGCATGA